A part of Pectinatus sottacetonis genomic DNA contains:
- a CDS encoding HesA/MoeB/ThiF family protein, translating to MMKMLTAKEKERYERQILLDDMGAAGQEKLLSSRVLIIGAGGLGSPSSLYLAALGVGTIGLADGDKVELSNLPRQIIHMEKNIGKAKVLSAKELLQEQNPDVEIKIYNEFINKNNLADIIEDYDFVIDAVDNFTAKFLINDICVQKKKAYVHAGVLAYKGQLMTYVPGRGPCYRCLFGDVPPDTVPTCKTAGILSPVAGIIGTLEAVEAVKYITGIGSLLTGRLLTYNAATAKFRTINVPRDEKCMSCGLNKGE from the coding sequence ATGATGAAAATGTTAACTGCCAAGGAAAAAGAACGCTATGAAAGGCAGATTTTACTGGATGATATGGGTGCTGCAGGACAGGAAAAACTTTTATCCAGCAGAGTTTTGATAATCGGAGCAGGGGGATTAGGTTCGCCAAGCAGTTTATACTTGGCTGCGTTGGGAGTTGGTACGATAGGATTAGCTGATGGGGATAAGGTGGAGCTGTCAAACCTGCCGCGACAGATTATACATATGGAGAAAAATATCGGTAAAGCTAAGGTACTGTCGGCAAAGGAACTGCTGCAGGAACAAAATCCAGATGTAGAGATAAAAATTTACAATGAGTTCATAAATAAAAACAATCTGGCTGATATTATTGAAGATTATGATTTTGTAATCGATGCTGTTGATAATTTTACCGCAAAATTTTTAATAAATGATATTTGTGTGCAAAAAAAGAAGGCTTATGTGCATGCAGGAGTTTTAGCTTATAAGGGACAGCTTATGACATATGTCCCCGGGAGAGGCCCCTGTTATCGCTGCTTATTTGGGGATGTTCCCCCGGATACGGTACCGACATGCAAAACAGCGGGAATTTTATCACCTGTAGCAGGGATAATCGGGACACTTGAGGCAGTGGAGGCTGTGAAGTATATAACTGGTATAGGCAGCCTGCTTACAGGCAGGCTGCTGACCTATAATGCTGCGACGGCAAAGTTTAGGACAATAAATGTACCACGTGATGAAAAATGTATGTCATGTGGGCTGAATAAGGGAGAATAA
- a CDS encoding cobyric acid synthase has product MAKYIMLQGTSSHVGKSILTTALCRIFFQDGINIAPFKAQNMALNSYVTEDGREMGRAQIAQAEAAGLKPQVEMNPVLLKPTGNSCSQVILMGKPVGNMSAKEYHQGYSLKAFSTVKKALAILQDRFEMLAIEGAGSPAEINLKANDIVNMRIAKYLKAPVLLIADIDRGGALASLVGTLELLDDEERKLVKGLIINKFRGDIKLLEPAIDFLEKKTGKPVLGVIPYLENLGIDDEDSVSLDDKKIMVNDAAPLKVAVVRTPKISNFTDFDALSQEEDVNLYYAADSEEIGQPDLIILPGSKNTTEDLLYLRKNNLEKKLQEARAKRIPIIGICGGYQMLGKKICDPYHVESDNDEIAGLDFLPMITTFAEKKVTSQVTAKSMDWEFMGQRKKFYDLHGYEIHMGVTEFTEKVQHPFIIDTSSGRKAYKIDGAVSADGLVLGSYIHGIFDNDEYRRSLLNILRAKKGLQPLAAKQNYAAQKQAAFNRLAQTVRSALNMSRLTRIIKEQG; this is encoded by the coding sequence ATGGCAAAATATATTATGCTGCAGGGTACGTCGTCCCATGTTGGCAAAAGTATCTTAACTACGGCACTTTGCCGTATATTTTTTCAGGATGGGATAAATATTGCTCCATTTAAAGCGCAAAATATGGCGCTTAATTCTTATGTGACAGAAGATGGGCGGGAAATGGGACGGGCGCAGATTGCCCAGGCAGAGGCAGCTGGATTGAAACCACAGGTAGAAATGAACCCGGTCCTTTTAAAGCCTACAGGCAATTCCTGTTCCCAAGTCATATTGATGGGAAAGCCGGTAGGGAATATGTCGGCTAAGGAATATCACCAAGGGTATTCCCTGAAAGCCTTTTCTACGGTAAAAAAAGCGTTAGCTATATTGCAGGACAGATTTGAAATGCTTGCGATTGAAGGGGCGGGTAGTCCGGCAGAAATAAATCTAAAAGCTAATGATATAGTAAATATGCGCATAGCAAAATATTTGAAAGCACCGGTACTTCTTATTGCTGATATAGACAGGGGCGGTGCGCTGGCTTCTCTGGTAGGCACTCTGGAACTGCTGGATGATGAGGAAAGAAAATTAGTAAAAGGGCTGATTATAAACAAGTTCCGTGGGGATATAAAGTTGCTGGAACCAGCCATTGATTTTCTTGAAAAAAAGACGGGAAAGCCGGTTTTAGGTGTGATCCCATATTTGGAAAATCTAGGGATTGACGATGAAGATTCAGTTTCTCTTGATGATAAAAAAATAATGGTAAATGATGCAGCCCCTTTGAAGGTTGCAGTTGTCCGAACACCGAAAATTTCTAATTTTACTGATTTTGATGCTTTGTCGCAGGAGGAAGATGTTAATCTTTATTATGCTGCGGATAGTGAGGAAATAGGACAGCCGGATCTGATAATTTTACCGGGAAGCAAAAATACTACGGAAGATTTGTTGTATTTGCGCAAAAATAACCTGGAAAAGAAATTACAGGAAGCACGGGCAAAAAGAATACCTATAATTGGAATTTGTGGTGGTTATCAAATGCTGGGTAAAAAGATTTGCGATCCGTACCATGTTGAATCTGATAATGATGAAATAGCAGGATTGGATTTTCTGCCGATGATTACGACTTTTGCGGAAAAAAAGGTAACGTCACAAGTGACAGCAAAATCAATGGACTGGGAATTTATGGGACAAAGAAAGAAGTTTTATGATTTACATGGCTATGAAATACATATGGGCGTTACTGAATTTACGGAAAAAGTACAGCATCCTTTTATCATAGATACCAGCAGTGGCAGGAAAGCTTATAAAATTGACGGTGCAGTTTCAGCAGATGGACTTGTTTTGGGATCATACATACATGGAATTTTCGATAATGATGAATACAGAAGAAGTTTACTGAATATATTAAGAGCAAAAAAAGGTTTGCAGCCACTTGCTGCCAAACAAAATTATGCAGCACAAAAGCAGGCGGCATTTAACCGTCTGGCACAGACAGTGCGCAGTGCACTCAATATGAGCAGGCTTACTCGGATAATAAAGGAACAGGGATAA
- a CDS encoding cobyrinate a,c-diamide synthase produces MAEYKIPRIVLAAPQSSSGKTTVVTGIMAALNNKSLQVQPFKIGPDYIDPSYHTLAAGRPGHNLDTWLVSNEKISDLFIAAGRDADIAVIEGVMGLYDGGRNGVSSTAELAKSLKAPVVMVINCRAMGESAAALALGFKMYDRDVNFAGTILNCLGSSTHEAMIREAMMKLGIPVLGAVRRDEKMQMPERHLGLTPAGEKDTAGKITYIAEKISTQIDLPALLEIARSAPPLTAEQNDIFPCRSEVPKVKIAVARDKAFSFYYAAGLDVLRRLGAEIEFFSPLADRKIPDCDALILGGGFPELFVKELSANLSMLKSLRQAADNDMPVYAECGGYMYLMNNIVDFAGKIWKMAGVIPAEAVMQRKLQTVGYVTAQALSDNSLVRRGETIRGHEFHFSVQKTPADTAAFPWAFIFTKNRTNSRYKAGYSKKNIIASYLHLHFLGTMEAAKRFVQKAYEYKVKNK; encoded by the coding sequence ATGGCAGAGTATAAAATTCCCCGCATTGTTTTAGCTGCACCGCAGAGCAGCTCAGGGAAAACAACAGTAGTTACAGGCATAATGGCGGCACTGAATAATAAAAGTCTGCAGGTACAGCCATTTAAAATAGGACCAGATTATATAGATCCATCTTATCATACACTAGCGGCAGGAAGACCGGGACATAATCTTGATACATGGCTGGTCAGCAATGAAAAAATAAGCGACCTCTTTATTGCTGCCGGTCGGGATGCTGACATTGCTGTTATTGAGGGAGTAATGGGGCTGTATGATGGGGGCAGAAATGGAGTCAGCTCAACAGCAGAATTGGCAAAAAGTTTAAAAGCTCCGGTAGTAATGGTGATAAACTGTCGGGCTATGGGAGAAAGCGCAGCGGCGTTGGCACTTGGTTTTAAAATGTATGACAGGGATGTAAATTTTGCTGGGACAATTTTAAATTGTCTGGGTTCAAGTACCCATGAAGCAATGATTCGTGAAGCGATGATGAAGCTTGGTATTCCGGTATTGGGTGCTGTAAGACGCGATGAAAAAATGCAGATGCCGGAACGTCATCTGGGACTGACTCCCGCTGGAGAAAAAGATACAGCAGGAAAAATAACCTATATTGCTGAAAAGATATCTACCCAGATAGATTTGCCGGCGCTATTGGAAATAGCCCGGAGCGCACCTCCTTTGACAGCAGAACAAAATGATATTTTTCCATGTAGGAGTGAAGTACCTAAAGTAAAGATTGCTGTAGCACGTGACAAGGCATTTTCTTTTTATTATGCGGCCGGGCTTGATGTATTAAGACGGCTGGGAGCGGAAATAGAGTTTTTCAGCCCGCTGGCCGACAGGAAAATACCTGATTGTGATGCACTCATTTTAGGGGGCGGGTTTCCCGAACTGTTTGTGAAAGAACTTTCTGCTAATTTGTCCATGCTGAAATCGTTACGACAGGCAGCCGATAATGATATGCCTGTTTATGCTGAATGTGGCGGCTATATGTATTTGATGAATAATATCGTTGATTTTGCTGGTAAGATATGGAAGATGGCGGGAGTAATTCCTGCTGAGGCTGTTATGCAGCGCAAGCTTCAGACGGTAGGATATGTAACAGCACAGGCTTTGTCTGATAATAGTCTGGTTCGCAGGGGCGAAACTATACGGGGACATGAATTCCATTTTTCCGTGCAGAAGACTCCTGCTGATACAGCTGCTTTTCCCTGGGCTTTTATTTTTACTAAAAACAGGACTAACAGTAGATACAAGGCAGGATATTCCAAGAAAAATATCATAGCATCATATTTGCATTTACATTTTTTGGGTACTATGGAAGCAGCAAAAAGATTCGTGCAAAAGGCATATGAATATAAGGTAAAAAATAAATGA
- a CDS encoding precorrin-8X methylmutase has translation MDFIKEPMAIENRSMEIIAPYLTLLKLTDDEVKLYSRMIHASGDVDYANVIKIDNNAINSMKRALNSGCNIFTDVEMVRTGINKRKLNSFGGEVFCKVADPEIAQLAKKEKITRSMAAMRNFGKKLNDSIVAIGNAPTALFEVLRMMDEEEIRPAAIVGTPVGFVGAAESKKELVERSKVPYITVEGTKGGSPIAASCVNAVMYLINDSR, from the coding sequence ATGGATTTTATAAAAGAACCAATGGCAATTGAAAACCGCAGTATGGAAATAATTGCTCCTTATCTGACTTTATTGAAATTAACGGATGATGAAGTTAAATTATATTCACGGATGATACATGCATCCGGTGATGTGGATTATGCCAATGTTATAAAGATAGATAATAATGCCATTAATTCCATGAAAAGGGCATTAAACAGCGGTTGCAATATATTTACAGATGTGGAAATGGTAAGGACTGGGATTAATAAGAGAAAACTGAATTCATTTGGGGGAGAAGTTTTTTGTAAGGTGGCTGATCCGGAAATTGCACAATTAGCTAAAAAGGAAAAAATAACCCGCTCAATGGCTGCTATGCGCAATTTTGGCAAAAAGCTGAATGATTCTATAGTTGCCATAGGCAATGCACCTACGGCCTTATTTGAAGTATTACGAATGATGGATGAGGAAGAAATTCGGCCGGCAGCAATAGTGGGAACACCTGTGGGATTTGTCGGAGCAGCTGAATCAAAGAAAGAACTTGTGGAACGTTCTAAAGTTCCTTATATAACGGTAGAGGGAACCAAAGGCGGCAGCCCAATAGCAGCATCGTGCGTAAATGCTGTGATGTATTTGATTAATGACAGCAGGTAA
- the gyrB gene encoding DNA topoisomerase (ATP-hydrolyzing) subunit B produces the protein MTNEVTAVKNKYDAKQIQVLEGLEAVRKRPGMYIGDQSSHGLHHLVSEVVDNSIDEALAGYCTHIEVTINEDESITVSDNGRGIPVDMHQSGKPAVEVVLTVLHAGGKFGGNGYKVSGGLHGVGVSVVNALSSEMDVEVKRNGRVYRISFAYGVTKEQLHEVGTTDTTGTTVHFKPDGSIFTHTIYDFDILKQRLRELAFLNRGIHITLTDKRREKEHQEVFYDEGGIASFVKYLDRNKDVLSDEPVYFNGQKDTTIVEIALQYTTNYAENIYGYVNNIHTEEGGTHLAGFKSALTRTANDFARKQGILKANDPALSGEDVREGITCIINLKVKDPQFEGQTKTKLGNSDVRGIVDSVVTEGLSEYFEENPAVTKKIIEKSIMASRAREAARKARDLTRRKNALEVSSLPGKLADCSIKDPMQAEIYLVEGDSAGGSAKQGRDRRFQAILPLRGKILNVEKARLDKILNNEEIRTMITAFGSGIGEDFDITKSRYGKIIIMTDADVDGAHIRTLLLTFFYRYMQPLIKEGRVFIAQPPLYQIRKGRQHWYTYSDDELAQKLNEVGRDGIAVQRYKGLGEMNPEQLWETTMDPEGRTVLRVDLTQAEEADSIFSVLMGDKVEPRRRFIEEHADLVRNLDI, from the coding sequence ATGACCAATGAAGTAACGGCAGTAAAAAATAAATATGATGCTAAACAGATTCAGGTATTGGAAGGTCTTGAAGCGGTAAGAAAAAGACCTGGCATGTATATCGGGGATCAGTCTTCTCATGGATTACATCATCTTGTTTCTGAGGTTGTTGATAATAGTATAGATGAAGCCTTAGCTGGCTATTGTACTCATATAGAAGTAACAATTAATGAAGATGAAAGTATAACTGTATCCGATAATGGTCGTGGAATTCCGGTTGATATGCATCAGAGTGGCAAACCGGCAGTTGAAGTAGTGCTGACAGTGCTGCATGCCGGAGGAAAGTTTGGTGGTAATGGTTATAAGGTATCAGGCGGTCTGCATGGTGTAGGTGTGTCAGTTGTAAATGCATTGAGCAGCGAAATGGATGTCGAGGTAAAACGTAATGGCCGGGTATATCGAATATCTTTTGCTTATGGTGTCACAAAAGAACAGTTGCATGAAGTGGGAACCACAGACACTACAGGCACAACAGTGCATTTTAAACCGGATGGGTCTATCTTTACCCATACCATATATGATTTTGATATATTGAAACAGAGGCTCCGTGAACTGGCTTTTTTAAATCGTGGTATACATATTACACTGACAGACAAGCGTCGAGAAAAGGAACATCAGGAAGTTTTTTATGATGAGGGCGGGATAGCTTCTTTTGTAAAATATCTGGATCGTAATAAGGATGTTTTGAGTGATGAACCAGTGTATTTCAACGGACAAAAGGATACGACTATAGTTGAAATAGCATTACAGTATACGACGAATTATGCTGAAAATATATATGGTTATGTAAATAATATTCATACAGAAGAAGGCGGGACGCATCTGGCAGGTTTTAAAAGTGCTCTTACCCGTACGGCTAATGATTTTGCGCGTAAACAGGGGATACTAAAAGCTAATGACCCTGCTTTAAGTGGTGAAGATGTGCGTGAAGGAATAACCTGTATTATCAATTTAAAGGTAAAGGATCCACAGTTTGAAGGGCAGACAAAGACGAAATTGGGTAATTCCGATGTGCGTGGAATTGTAGATTCTGTAGTTACAGAAGGTTTAAGTGAATATTTTGAAGAAAATCCTGCTGTGACAAAGAAAATTATTGAAAAGTCAATTATGGCATCGAGAGCGCGTGAGGCAGCCAGAAAAGCACGTGATTTGACACGGCGCAAAAATGCTTTGGAAGTAAGTTCCTTGCCGGGAAAATTGGCAGACTGCTCAATAAAAGATCCTATGCAGGCAGAAATTTATCTGGTCGAAGGTGATAGTGCCGGTGGTTCCGCAAAGCAGGGACGAGACAGACGTTTCCAGGCTATTCTTCCGCTGCGCGGTAAAATTTTAAATGTGGAAAAAGCTCGCCTAGATAAGATCCTTAATAATGAAGAAATACGAACCATGATAACTGCGTTTGGCAGCGGTATTGGTGAGGATTTTGATATAACCAAAAGTCGGTATGGTAAAATAATTATTATGACAGATGCTGATGTTGATGGGGCACATATACGTACATTATTATTGACTTTCTTCTATAGATATATGCAGCCATTGATTAAAGAAGGACGTGTATTTATTGCTCAGCCGCCATTGTATCAGATAAGAAAAGGCCGTCAGCATTGGTATACATACAGTGATGATGAATTGGCACAGAAACTTAATGAAGTGGGACGCGATGGTATTGCTGTCCAGAGATATAAAGGGTTGGGTGAAATGAACCCAGAACAGCTCTGGGAAACAACTATGGACCCTGAAGGAAGGACCGTGCTTCGTGTTGATTTGACTCAGGCAGAAGAAGCAGACAGTATTTTTTCTGTATTGATGGGTGACAAGGTTGAACCACGTCGCAGGTTTATTGAAGAACATGCTGATTTGGTACGGAACTTAGATATATAA
- a CDS encoding MFS transporter: MRTGRSWKVVLAVLTCSVVLMSASYTMLIPFLPLYLMQELGVSKADVNMWNGAIFSIAFLIGAIMAPIWGKIADRKGRKMMAVRASTGLAVTYFLGGIVTSPEQLFMVRVLQGFAAGLWAAELAIVSATVPAEKLGFSLGVMQAALTSGGVIGPLLGGILAEVFGMRASFMIAGVALFTISLIIIFFVPEPPREPGDIPNRRQTRQMDLLKEPVIRQMLILAVLVQMVILILQPIITLYVAQLRGSMDNIILIAGAVFSLGGIAASIAAPVWGRMGQKKSFGKTMYLAMGGAGICMLIQSIPNSLVLFAIMQFANGLFFAGINPSISAVLANNTKSSVRGSIFGMFFSAQQLGSMAGPLLGGTVGTYWGLKDVFIVAGIIMIITSAFVRFTRREAY; the protein is encoded by the coding sequence ATGAGAACGGGGCGAAGCTGGAAAGTCGTCTTGGCCGTTTTGACATGCAGTGTGGTGTTAATGTCAGCTAGTTATACAATGCTTATTCCTTTTCTGCCGCTTTATCTTATGCAGGAATTAGGGGTAAGTAAAGCTGATGTGAATATGTGGAATGGAGCAATTTTTTCTATTGCATTTCTCATAGGTGCGATTATGGCACCTATTTGGGGGAAAATTGCGGATAGAAAAGGACGAAAAATGATGGCTGTACGTGCCAGTACAGGTCTTGCTGTTACTTATTTTCTGGGAGGGATAGTTACTTCACCAGAACAATTATTCATGGTTAGGGTACTACAGGGATTTGCTGCTGGATTATGGGCAGCTGAGTTGGCCATTGTTTCAGCTACAGTACCAGCAGAAAAGCTAGGTTTCAGTCTGGGCGTTATGCAGGCAGCGCTTACCAGCGGAGGTGTTATAGGGCCATTGCTAGGAGGAATTCTGGCAGAGGTATTTGGGATGAGAGCGTCTTTTATGATTGCAGGGGTGGCATTGTTTACTATATCTTTGATAATAATATTTTTTGTTCCTGAACCACCGCGGGAGCCAGGTGATATTCCGAATAGACGCCAGACACGACAAATGGATTTATTAAAGGAACCAGTTATCCGACAAATGCTTATTTTGGCCGTATTAGTACAAATGGTTATTTTAATCTTGCAGCCGATAATAACTCTTTATGTGGCACAGCTTCGTGGCAGCATGGATAATATAATATTAATTGCTGGAGCTGTTTTTTCTTTGGGGGGTATTGCTGCGTCTATTGCCGCGCCGGTTTGGGGTAGAATGGGGCAAAAAAAATCTTTTGGCAAGACAATGTACTTGGCTATGGGAGGAGCGGGTATCTGTATGCTGATACAGTCTATTCCCAACAGTCTGGTATTATTTGCAATTATGCAGTTTGCCAATGGCCTGTTTTTTGCGGGGATTAATCCTTCTATAAGTGCCGTTCTGGCTAATAATACAAAGAGTTCTGTGCGAGGGAGTATTTTTGGCATGTTTTTTTCGGCGCAGCAGCTTGGTTCAATGGCCGGGCCTCTCCTGGGAGGAACAGTTGGAACATATTGGGGGCTAAAAGACGTTTTTATCGTTGCAGGGATAATTATGATTATAACAAGTGCTTTTGTCCGCTTTACACGGCGTGAGGCTTATTAA
- a CDS encoding VanW family protein, giving the protein MKKIYRNLLKIITILILILVVVGSSSVLAIKNAPGIANGVHSGKIDLSGLDKKTAKERLDKFFQEHIAGGVIILRYKNTVRKIMAADIDLSYDSRKTADEAAMIGTSGNFFKDAIDKFICSYYGKNVPLVIKYNKNKLNAILKQIDNKLYVAPTDAYCYVENNTIKIKAEKIGRKVADKKLTAAVTAKLKEENYPQIIDIPVEDIPPKISQKKLQQMNTILASYTTSFSAYATNRNKNILVAARNLSGTLVEPETVFSFNNTVGPRLIAEGYKEAPVIINGKVVPGIGGGVCQVSSTLYDAILLAGLTSVSRTAHYFPAEYVPIALDATVAYGVIDFKFRNNLHDAIYIYSHVNKSSITIFILGSSRDVNKYHIILRSFRNGNGSASAYRLYLENGTVKKREFLHTDSY; this is encoded by the coding sequence TTGAAGAAAATTTACAGGAACTTATTAAAAATCATAACAATTCTTATATTAATACTTGTAGTTGTAGGGAGTTCGTCTGTATTAGCTATTAAAAATGCACCGGGAATAGCTAATGGTGTTCATTCGGGAAAGATAGATTTGTCGGGACTGGATAAAAAAACAGCTAAGGAACGGCTGGACAAATTTTTTCAGGAACATATTGCTGGAGGAGTTATTATTCTTCGATATAAAAATACAGTAAGAAAAATAATGGCAGCAGATATAGATTTGTCATATGATAGCAGGAAAACAGCTGATGAAGCGGCTATGATTGGGACGAGCGGTAACTTTTTTAAGGATGCCATTGATAAGTTTATTTGCAGTTATTATGGGAAAAATGTTCCGTTGGTGATAAAATACAATAAAAATAAGTTAAATGCTATATTAAAGCAGATTGACAATAAGTTATATGTTGCACCTACTGATGCATATTGCTATGTGGAAAATAATACAATAAAAATAAAGGCCGAAAAAATAGGGAGAAAAGTAGCTGATAAAAAATTGACAGCAGCTGTAACGGCAAAGTTAAAGGAAGAAAATTATCCGCAGATAATTGATATACCGGTTGAAGATATTCCTCCTAAAATATCGCAGAAAAAACTTCAGCAGATGAATACTATTCTGGCATCATATACTACAAGTTTTAGTGCTTATGCAACTAACCGAAATAAAAATATTTTAGTAGCGGCACGCAATCTTTCGGGAACATTGGTTGAGCCAGAAACAGTTTTTTCCTTTAATAATACAGTAGGTCCCAGGCTGATAGCCGAGGGGTATAAAGAAGCACCGGTAATAATAAATGGGAAAGTTGTTCCGGGAATTGGCGGTGGAGTCTGTCAGGTCAGTTCGACACTTTATGATGCAATTTTATTAGCGGGATTGACTTCGGTATCAAGGACAGCACATTATTTTCCAGCGGAATATGTACCTATAGCCTTAGACGCAACAGTAGCTTATGGTGTTATTGATTTCAAATTCAGGAATAATCTGCATGATGCGATATATATATACTCGCATGTTAATAAGTCTTCCATTACTATATTTATTCTGGGCAGCAGCCGTGATGTAAATAAATATCATATAATTTTGAGAAGTTTTCGTAATGGCAATGGTTCTGCCTCAGCCTATCGCTTATATTTAGAAAATGGAACAGTTAAAAAAAGAGAATTTTTACATACAGACAGTTATTGA
- a CDS encoding PRC-barrel domain-containing protein, whose protein sequence is MKKSEEFLGLPIISITEGRELGVSKSLLIDAENGRVAAIIIEDEDWYRGVKILQYESVVAIGHDAITITSSEDILTLDDAADYEPFLDQNIRIVGTKAITKGGTIKGVVSDIFIEDDGSIAKVIVDTKDGSDKKEITADEISIFGKEVTIIESEVPDKSKSLPQKNASADDKTPAETMDKEEKSVSKTVKPEKKFPIKNEEEKKVEEKKTEEKQEPVKHKSDAIKPNQSIAGEEKNEASVTASSAEDRHRRFLLGKKSTRRITTDNGIVIVDEGAEITEEVLQKAKLANKFIELSMNVK, encoded by the coding sequence ATGAAAAAGAGTGAAGAATTTTTAGGGTTGCCTATTATCAGTATTACTGAAGGACGAGAATTAGGCGTAAGTAAGTCATTATTGATTGATGCAGAAAACGGCAGGGTGGCAGCTATAATTATAGAAGACGAAGATTGGTACCGTGGAGTCAAAATCCTGCAGTATGAATCAGTTGTGGCAATTGGACATGATGCGATAACTATTACCAGCAGCGAGGACATTTTGACATTGGATGATGCAGCTGATTATGAACCATTCCTTGATCAGAATATCCGTATTGTGGGTACTAAGGCTATAACTAAAGGCGGGACTATTAAAGGTGTTGTATCTGATATTTTTATTGAAGATGACGGCAGTATTGCAAAAGTAATTGTAGATACAAAGGATGGTAGTGACAAGAAAGAAATTACTGCTGATGAAATTTCTATTTTTGGTAAAGAAGTTACTATTATCGAAAGTGAAGTGCCTGATAAAAGTAAGTCATTACCGCAAAAAAATGCGTCAGCTGATGATAAAACACCAGCAGAAACAATGGATAAAGAAGAAAAATCAGTGTCAAAAACTGTTAAACCTGAGAAAAAATTTCCGATAAAAAATGAAGAAGAAAAAAAGGTAGAAGAAAAGAAAACAGAAGAAAAACAGGAACCTGTTAAGCATAAATCCGATGCAATAAAACCAAATCAGTCTATTGCCGGAGAAGAAAAAAATGAAGCTTCGGTTACTGCTAGTTCAGCAGAAGATCGCCATCGCCGGTTCCTTTTAGGTAAAAAGTCTACTCGCCGAATAACAACAGATAACGGAATTGTTATCGTTGATGAAGGGGCAGAGATAACAGAAGAAGTTTTACAGAAAGCTAAATTAGCGAATAAATTTATTGAACTGTCAATGAATGTGAAATAA
- a CDS encoding tetratricopeptide repeat protein encodes MNNRDFHALTHLVIDSQIKPPLSLFAKGFDDWHVRARLAHFLIMPQFNKKQESIELFRSVVEAEVNPNSSEDIEEKIYALQHLSLILRDDKLLDDALHYINLSIELVEEYDFLYKYILRGEIWADRWNILIRQHKTDLAVDEVEDKITAYSHLPIKNISYLYYGYRFLAQLAAANFHTADAIEMMKKALSYMAVPEQNKKALEKAMSATHDNASWILQEIDKATPLPASIKWDI; translated from the coding sequence ATGAACAACAGGGATTTTCACGCACTAACTCACCTTGTTATCGATTCGCAGATAAAACCGCCCCTTTCTTTATTTGCAAAAGGTTTTGATGATTGGCATGTAAGGGCTCGACTGGCACATTTTCTTATAATGCCCCAATTTAATAAAAAACAGGAGTCAATTGAACTATTCCGTTCAGTAGTTGAAGCTGAAGTAAATCCAAACTCTTCAGAAGATATTGAAGAAAAGATTTATGCCTTGCAGCACTTAAGTCTGATATTAAGGGATGACAAACTACTGGATGATGCACTCCACTATATAAATCTGTCTATAGAACTAGTGGAAGAATATGACTTCCTATATAAATATATATTACGCGGTGAAATATGGGCTGATAGGTGGAACATTCTCATCCGTCAGCATAAAACTGACCTAGCCGTAGACGAAGTAGAAGATAAAATAACAGCCTATAGTCATCTGCCGATAAAAAACATAAGTTATCTTTACTATGGATATCGTTTTTTAGCTCAGCTTGCCGCTGCCAACTTCCATACAGCCGATGCCATAGAAATGATGAAAAAGGCTCTTTCCTATATGGCTGTCCCTGAACAAAATAAAAAAGCTTTAGAGAAAGCCATGAGTGCCACCCATGATAATGCCTCGTGGATACTACAAGAAATAGATAAAGCAACTCCTCTTCCTGCATCAATAAAATGGGATATTTAA
- the rpsO gene encoding 30S ribosomal protein S15: MLTQEQKLQVIQDNATHEGDTGSPEVQIALLTSRIIYLTEHLKANKKDFHSRRGLLKMVGHRRRLLAYLHDKDIERYRAILKKLNIGKANKR; this comes from the coding sequence ATGCTTACACAAGAACAAAAATTGCAAGTTATTCAAGACAACGCCACTCATGAAGGTGACACTGGATCACCAGAAGTTCAGATTGCGCTTTTAACATCGCGTATTATTTATCTTACTGAACATTTAAAGGCAAACAAAAAAGACTTTCATTCCCGCCGCGGCTTATTAAAAATGGTTGGGCATCGCCGCAGACTTTTAGCTTATCTACACGATAAAGATATTGAACGTTATCGTGCTATCTTGAAGAAATTAAATATTGGTAAAGCTAATAAAAGATAA